A window from Rhizobium sp. BG4 encodes these proteins:
- a CDS encoding DUF805 domain-containing protein, with the protein MESLSIWHMLVVLVVFGLPLFFVFKSPPSGVNRFGQAPSSMGFGQAISTFFKKYATFEGRASRSEFWFSFLFLVIVSAVLSAIDPTDALSGLFSLGVLLPTIALATRRLHDLNRSGWHQLLSYLFPVGTIALIIWYCTTGTDEVAPATTNASGGTMSSNAVEVLERLAKLKDSGAISGDEYDAEKRKILG; encoded by the coding sequence ATGGAAAGCCTTTCGATCTGGCATATGCTTGTTGTTCTTGTTGTATTCGGGTTGCCGCTATTCTTCGTGTTCAAGAGCCCACCGTCAGGCGTAAACCGCTTTGGGCAAGCTCCTTCTTCAATGGGGTTCGGACAGGCGATTTCGACGTTCTTCAAAAAGTACGCGACGTTCGAAGGCCGCGCCAGCCGATCGGAATTCTGGTTTTCATTCCTCTTCCTCGTCATCGTTTCGGCAGTTCTCAGTGCTATCGATCCGACGGATGCTCTGTCTGGCCTCTTTAGTCTCGGCGTCCTTCTGCCAACCATCGCTCTAGCAACCCGTCGTCTGCATGACCTGAACAGAAGCGGCTGGCATCAGCTCTTGTCGTACCTGTTCCCTGTTGGCACCATCGCGCTGATTATCTGGTACTGCACTACAGGCACAGACGAGGTCGCGCCCGCCACTACGAACGCGTCGGGCGGCACCATGTCTTCGAACGCCGTCGAGGTGCTCGAGCGGCTCGCGAAGCTAAAGGATAGCGGCGCAATCAGTGGCGACGAGTACGATGCCGAGAAGAGGAAAATCCTCGGATGA
- a CDS encoding CHASE2 domain-containing protein, whose protein sequence is MKLRSRYRFVIVTLLAFGLIAAVAPFWLKEWVESITDNPTLDKIHAVSQGLGFLSLPSVPVTLVRIDDQSFEAWQRPFPITKAIIADLIEKARTSSPRAILVDLDISAGGGKDTEVMHALLDSWEPSDPPLLFPRELSFDPDGNSLPVLPSDFDRHFKAGKPLFWVNVLFEVGDGAKIRNWNLWEVPKGACQALLSPAMLSYAFKLGGTAMVETAQTYLGSREGADCALEGQGMPSAVPRWLSDAEKNSAIQFSFPKSDTAMSAMMVEDGHGPALIQLSGYQFAQRPIAPSALADRFVIIGNSSLPTGTSTTRRSGKWKACA, encoded by the coding sequence ATGAAGTTACGTAGCCGTTACAGGTTTGTTATTGTGACATTGCTAGCTTTTGGGCTGATTGCGGCTGTCGCACCATTCTGGTTGAAGGAATGGGTGGAATCCATCACGGACAACCCAACTCTCGACAAGATTCACGCTGTTTCCCAGGGCCTTGGCTTCCTCTCGTTGCCCAGCGTGCCGGTGACGCTGGTGCGCATCGATGACCAAAGCTTCGAGGCGTGGCAACGTCCTTTTCCAATCACCAAGGCGATCATTGCCGACTTGATAGAGAAGGCGAGGACATCCAGTCCGCGGGCAATCCTTGTTGACCTCGATATATCCGCGGGAGGTGGCAAAGACACCGAGGTAATGCACGCCCTACTCGACAGCTGGGAACCATCAGACCCGCCCTTGCTCTTCCCAAGAGAGCTTTCGTTCGACCCCGACGGCAACAGCCTCCCTGTCTTGCCGTCCGACTTTGATAGGCATTTCAAAGCCGGCAAGCCGCTCTTCTGGGTGAACGTTCTTTTTGAGGTGGGTGACGGTGCCAAGATTAGAAACTGGAATCTTTGGGAGGTGCCTAAGGGGGCCTGCCAAGCTCTCCTATCTCCGGCGATGCTGTCTTATGCATTCAAGTTGGGTGGCACGGCGATGGTCGAGACCGCTCAGACGTATCTTGGCAGTCGCGAAGGTGCAGACTGCGCTCTCGAAGGGCAAGGCATGCCGAGTGCTGTGCCAAGATGGTTGAGCGACGCGGAGAAGAACTCGGCGATCCAGTTTTCATTCCCAAAGAGTGACACTGCGATGTCCGCAATGATGGTCGAAGATGGTCATGGGCCTGCTCTTATTCAGTTGTCGGGATACCAGTTTGCTCAGCGTCCCATCGCCCCCAGTGCGTTGGCGGATCGCTTCGTCATCATTGGAAATAGCTCGCTTCCAACGGGGACTTCCACGACACGCCGATCGGGGAAATGGAAGGCATGCGCGTGA
- a CDS encoding CHAT domain-containing protein — MRFFRLFVATTFSTLLYFVAATATSAMEGMITGPEHSAIKQIIQTDYVTSDQLDNAVVVLRRLIEASEVQFGKNSRQVGVLLCDIGEVAYKQANFLQGKAKTDKFRRAAAALVSGADMLKPYQAEHDGYIIQRARAYRFAGMAFLALGDKKSAESNLRNGLAIHWKRYNDNAYQLQFFPTLFDAVDGSEAKRKVAEAEIKIARNVYNVPTGSGHASLEGPLKRLRIAETDGNPLIAKLEASRSKAADLAAAGNRDAAYEEIASLFSIATSASDRSLFIGRMKPRPFFIYDDPDAGQSVSWSDDKAAYGMGPYDYVATKFFVVHNLMPFVAEGRNNLFTLLSQWQEIYDSGDRENAAYFCRLIPGNYTGYSGFDLPGFDRSQPVIPPFCAASVQWAGWMRMQGIIGQGRQVVEMGIDLLPADVRETPIGKRFLADSLGLMSAFEAYYGSPDSFLSAYERLTDVDAPSSAEYAFYAAIIRDQPDAFMEALRRLGAAALLQGDEEEGPGPVSKLAIIGPKVAETICAQQPTELPAIVRASFCADEAAISPDQLRAELQSASKRLELGQVKPFFAIPNWRILKLLAAPEYAALRPLAKAAFSPGEVAQFQERKLSKREQAFLKKPKDHDAYIQQTPNDTRFADQVSEDFDAAFISTALFDAGKIDMAKSWALPAIERYQSASPPQTIFSLWLADTYEEQTYLDGWRWLLMDRPLLASAAFGKHIPEHLGYTRGGVGEGTQSSLDWERVIGSYHGRMIAGTQLHDDLSARADARALVSYVRFVLGLQSFSRNETREVIVRVARPALNEALSVLVDGRELSHDDMEAVFEIVQMMKPSGTGATIARLGARLSAVSPQLANLAKQREELRQRWLATPVDQTADRKALAVQVDDIDAELAKQFPKYIEISGTIAVSVEQAIAALSDDEALIAFLDTGDNFLVVAASKAKTTVIKTEMSSDDVNGLVRELRRGLELRGGRVPAFRGEPAFQLYHQLFEPIEAKWSMSPRHLILVPDGSLESIPFAVLLTEEMARDDFVGAKWLSDKYTMTRVPSVASLMTLRAGAAAKPGGEPLLGIGDPVLDGNPDTERGGLAASKLVALRGGANVQDIRALPRLPETADELRALQKSLKAPDDSLLLGQMATETSLKGEDLTRFQTLAFATHGLLAGEITGVQEPGLIMTPPAVATPADDGYLSASDIAALNLNAEVVLLSACNTAAPEQAGAEGLSGLAKAFFFAGARNLVVSHWAVDSAATAALTTRMFENRASGKDKTYSSALGDAMRELRSSNGGRYAHPLFWGPFEVVGAD, encoded by the coding sequence ATGAGGTTCTTCCGCTTGTTCGTCGCGACGACGTTCAGTACTTTGCTCTATTTCGTTGCTGCGACGGCGACCTCTGCGATGGAAGGCATGATCACAGGGCCGGAGCATTCCGCGATCAAGCAAATAATCCAGACCGACTACGTGACATCCGACCAACTGGATAACGCTGTCGTGGTGCTTCGCCGGCTGATCGAGGCAAGCGAGGTTCAGTTCGGCAAAAACAGCCGACAGGTTGGCGTGTTGCTCTGCGACATCGGCGAAGTGGCATACAAGCAGGCCAATTTCCTGCAGGGTAAAGCCAAGACCGACAAATTCAGGAGGGCGGCCGCTGCACTGGTGTCAGGCGCAGACATGCTGAAGCCCTATCAGGCAGAGCATGACGGCTATATCATCCAACGGGCACGCGCCTATCGGTTTGCAGGTATGGCGTTTCTTGCCTTGGGCGACAAGAAAAGCGCCGAGTCCAACTTGCGAAATGGACTTGCCATTCATTGGAAGCGATACAACGACAACGCCTACCAACTCCAGTTCTTCCCGACATTGTTCGACGCCGTAGACGGATCAGAAGCGAAACGGAAGGTCGCCGAAGCGGAAATCAAGATAGCCAGGAACGTCTACAATGTTCCAACCGGAAGCGGGCACGCGAGCCTGGAAGGTCCCCTCAAGCGGCTACGAATTGCCGAGACCGATGGCAATCCGCTCATCGCGAAGCTGGAAGCATCTCGCAGCAAGGCCGCTGACCTTGCCGCGGCAGGCAACCGCGACGCAGCCTATGAAGAGATCGCTTCCTTGTTTTCGATAGCGACGAGCGCGAGCGATCGCAGTCTATTCATCGGACGGATGAAGCCGCGGCCGTTTTTCATCTACGATGATCCTGATGCCGGTCAGTCCGTCAGTTGGAGCGACGACAAGGCCGCATACGGGATGGGGCCTTACGACTACGTGGCAACGAAATTCTTCGTCGTTCACAATCTTATGCCGTTCGTCGCGGAAGGGAGGAACAACCTGTTCACCTTGCTATCGCAATGGCAGGAAATTTACGATTCTGGAGACCGTGAGAATGCCGCTTACTTCTGCCGGCTGATTCCAGGGAACTACACCGGATACAGTGGTTTCGACCTGCCTGGCTTTGATCGTAGCCAGCCAGTCATCCCTCCATTTTGTGCTGCGTCCGTTCAGTGGGCCGGATGGATGCGAATGCAAGGTATCATCGGGCAGGGCCGGCAGGTGGTCGAGATGGGTATCGACCTGCTGCCCGCCGACGTCCGCGAGACACCTATCGGGAAGAGGTTCCTTGCGGACAGCCTCGGGCTGATGTCTGCCTTCGAGGCCTATTACGGCTCTCCGGATAGCTTTCTTTCGGCTTATGAGCGCCTTACCGACGTGGATGCTCCATCATCGGCTGAATATGCCTTCTACGCGGCCATCATCCGTGACCAACCAGATGCGTTCATGGAAGCGTTGAGACGGCTGGGGGCGGCAGCATTGCTCCAAGGCGACGAGGAGGAAGGCCCGGGTCCTGTTTCGAAGTTGGCAATTATCGGTCCGAAGGTCGCTGAGACGATCTGCGCGCAACAACCAACGGAGCTGCCGGCGATCGTGCGTGCGTCGTTTTGCGCTGATGAAGCGGCGATCTCGCCTGATCAGTTGCGTGCTGAGTTGCAGAGTGCCTCGAAAAGGTTGGAATTGGGCCAGGTCAAGCCGTTTTTCGCTATTCCGAACTGGCGAATTCTGAAACTTCTCGCGGCACCTGAATATGCAGCCCTCCGGCCTTTGGCGAAAGCCGCATTTTCGCCTGGTGAGGTGGCTCAGTTCCAGGAGCGCAAGCTTTCGAAACGCGAGCAGGCGTTTCTCAAGAAGCCAAAGGACCACGACGCCTATATCCAGCAAACTCCGAACGACACTCGCTTTGCCGACCAGGTATCTGAGGACTTCGACGCAGCTTTCATCTCTACCGCGCTCTTCGATGCTGGAAAGATCGACATGGCGAAATCATGGGCTCTTCCGGCTATCGAGCGCTATCAGTCCGCAAGCCCGCCGCAAACGATATTCAGTCTCTGGCTGGCGGATACCTATGAGGAGCAGACATATCTCGATGGCTGGAGATGGCTTCTCATGGATCGCCCGCTTCTTGCCAGCGCCGCCTTTGGAAAGCATATCCCGGAACACCTCGGATACACCCGAGGAGGCGTGGGAGAAGGCACGCAATCGAGCCTCGACTGGGAGCGCGTGATCGGGTCCTATCATGGGCGGATGATCGCGGGCACCCAGCTCCACGATGATCTGTCAGCTCGGGCGGACGCCCGCGCCCTGGTTTCGTACGTCAGATTCGTCCTCGGTCTGCAGAGCTTCTCACGCAACGAAACCAGAGAGGTCATCGTTCGGGTTGCTCGCCCGGCTCTGAACGAAGCGCTTTCCGTTCTCGTCGACGGACGCGAGCTGTCTCACGACGACATGGAAGCCGTTTTCGAAATCGTGCAGATGATGAAGCCAAGTGGCACGGGCGCGACCATCGCGCGTCTTGGCGCTAGGCTCTCCGCTGTATCGCCGCAGTTGGCAAATCTTGCCAAGCAGCGCGAAGAATTGCGTCAGCGGTGGCTTGCAACGCCGGTTGATCAAACGGCCGATCGCAAGGCGCTGGCCGTCCAGGTGGACGACATCGATGCGGAGCTTGCCAAGCAATTTCCGAAGTATATCGAGATATCAGGCACAATCGCCGTGTCGGTTGAGCAGGCGATCGCCGCATTGTCGGACGATGAGGCTCTGATCGCATTTCTCGACACGGGCGACAACTTTCTGGTGGTGGCTGCGAGCAAGGCGAAGACGACCGTCATCAAGACGGAGATGTCTTCGGACGATGTAAACGGCTTGGTGCGCGAGCTACGGCGAGGACTTGAACTTCGCGGAGGACGGGTTCCTGCCTTTCGCGGGGAGCCGGCATTTCAGCTATACCACCAACTCTTCGAACCGATCGAAGCCAAGTGGTCCATGTCTCCGAGACACCTGATTTTGGTGCCGGACGGCTCTCTTGAGAGCATTCCTTTTGCGGTACTGCTGACTGAAGAGATGGCGCGGGATGATTTCGTTGGCGCGAAGTGGCTATCGGACAAGTACACCATGACGCGCGTGCCATCGGTCGCATCACTGATGACGTTGCGGGCCGGAGCTGCAGCGAAGCCAGGCGGGGAGCCGCTGCTTGGGATCGGTGACCCTGTTCTGGATGGCAATCCTGACACCGAGCGCGGTGGTCTGGCCGCCTCGAAGCTGGTCGCTCTCCGGGGTGGCGCAAATGTGCAAGATATCCGGGCGCTTCCAAGGTTACCGGAAACGGCTGATGAGCTTAGGGCCTTACAAAAGAGCCTGAAGGCACCTGACGACTCGTTGTTGCTTGGACAGATGGCGACAGAGACCTCCTTGAAGGGCGAGGACCTGACCAGGTTCCAGACACTCGCCTTCGCGACCCATGGCCTGCTTGCGGGAGAGATAACTGGGGTTCAGGAGCCCGGGCTGATCATGACGCCGCCGGCGGTGGCGACCCCGGCCGATGACGGATATCTTTCTGCGAGCGATATCGCTGCGTTGAACCTCAATGCTGAGGTCGTCCTCCTCTCGGCATGTAACACCGCCGCGCCTGAACAGGCCGGAGCGGAAGGGCTTTCGGGGCTCGCCAAAGCGTTCTTTTTCGCCGGTGCCCGAAACCTAGTGGTGTCACACTGGGCCGTGGACTCGGCGGCGACCGCGGCCTTGACGACGAGAATGTTTGAAAACCGGGCTAGCGGGAAGGATAAGACCTACTCGTCAGCACTAGGTGATGCTATGCGCGAATTGCGGTCGAGCAACGGAGGCAGGTATGCCCATCCGCTGTTCTGGGGACCATTTGAGGTGGTCGGTGCGGATTGA
- a CDS encoding DUF262 domain-containing protein, translated as MKITPTALTLNQLLGSANERFVIPSYQRRYSWRTQQLYDLIDDINLLEGNDSHLLGSIVCLTGAHTAGLNLLELVDGQQRLTTVSILLECLKQAFAEAGKEDRVKELDRLLSAAPYDGPSVSKILLDTMDSEEFKEHVKTPEPGDDANFLNERLYDAFWYARQWIAEQEPERIAAFAYKLLNQALVVRLDVSSAKDAFKLFETINNRGLRLSPTDIIKNFVLGNAARFGESQLEWAKSSWSKIMKFLDGTDTDAFFRYFLISKLATRLTKSDVVVEFQAYFMREVSEAEKLPDRHWYADEEDIEDEEGTEIDPSDEPSAKKDDTVPKVTFQKFLEDLVNSAKVYGDLINQNTGNATIDRHLRNLRMIKATQSYGFLMYLRANGTSTKKFIEVLKLTESFILRRHVCRERSNDTERLFAKLCEADVENPVPEVLAAYREECPSDEKFQHEFATAEFTSNIIERARYCLEQLELARHGDHAELGVLGSDSVHVEHIIPKRIHTKRSKEEFGNWPEYLGERTGRLHPKLVHRIGNLTLFAGTLNIIASNNPFAAKRNGYKVSSILMTKELAQMPNFKFNHVEARSKALADLAVKRWPAP; from the coding sequence ATGAAAATCACCCCTACCGCGCTTACTCTCAACCAGCTTCTCGGTTCGGCGAACGAGCGCTTCGTCATCCCGTCGTATCAGCGTCGATACTCTTGGCGAACCCAGCAACTCTATGACCTGATTGACGACATCAACCTTCTCGAAGGAAACGACAGCCACTTGCTTGGCAGCATAGTATGCCTGACGGGTGCGCACACAGCCGGCCTGAACCTGTTGGAGTTAGTAGATGGCCAGCAGCGGCTCACCACAGTCAGCATCCTGCTCGAGTGCCTGAAGCAGGCGTTTGCCGAGGCTGGAAAAGAAGACCGCGTCAAAGAACTCGATCGTCTCCTTTCTGCGGCCCCATATGATGGCCCTTCTGTCTCCAAAATCCTTCTCGACACCATGGATTCGGAGGAGTTCAAGGAACACGTGAAGACGCCGGAGCCGGGCGACGATGCCAACTTTCTGAACGAGCGCCTCTACGACGCGTTCTGGTATGCGCGCCAGTGGATCGCGGAGCAAGAACCCGAGCGTATCGCAGCTTTTGCCTACAAACTGCTCAACCAAGCGCTCGTTGTGCGTCTCGACGTCAGCAGCGCCAAGGACGCTTTCAAGCTCTTTGAGACCATCAACAACCGAGGCCTTAGGCTGAGCCCGACCGACATTATCAAGAATTTCGTCTTGGGTAACGCGGCCCGCTTCGGGGAAAGCCAGCTGGAATGGGCGAAGAGCAGCTGGTCAAAAATAATGAAGTTCCTCGACGGAACGGACACCGATGCATTCTTTCGGTATTTCCTGATTTCCAAGCTGGCGACGAGGCTGACAAAGAGCGATGTCGTCGTTGAGTTTCAAGCCTACTTTATGCGGGAGGTCTCGGAAGCAGAGAAGCTGCCGGACAGACATTGGTATGCCGATGAGGAGGACATCGAGGATGAGGAGGGCACGGAGATTGATCCATCCGATGAACCGAGCGCCAAGAAGGACGACACCGTACCCAAGGTGACGTTCCAAAAATTCCTCGAGGACCTCGTCAACAGCGCTAAGGTTTATGGCGACCTGATCAATCAGAATACCGGCAACGCGACGATCGACAGGCACTTGCGGAACCTCCGTATGATCAAGGCTACGCAATCTTACGGCTTCTTGATGTATCTTCGGGCGAACGGCACGAGCACGAAAAAATTCATCGAGGTCTTGAAATTGACCGAGAGCTTCATCCTGCGCCGGCACGTCTGTCGCGAGCGTTCGAACGATACGGAACGTCTTTTCGCAAAGCTGTGCGAGGCCGACGTCGAGAACCCCGTTCCCGAAGTCCTCGCCGCCTACCGAGAGGAATGCCCCTCCGATGAAAAGTTTCAACATGAGTTCGCCACGGCGGAATTCACTTCAAACATTATCGAACGCGCGCGCTACTGCCTGGAACAGCTGGAACTCGCCCGACACGGCGACCATGCCGAACTTGGTGTTTTGGGATCGGATTCTGTCCACGTAGAACACATCATCCCCAAGCGTATCCATACGAAGAGATCGAAGGAAGAGTTTGGAAACTGGCCGGAATACCTCGGGGAACGTACGGGCCGCCTCCATCCCAAGCTTGTGCATCGCATCGGTAATCTGACATTGTTCGCGGGCACCTTGAACATCATAGCTTCGAACAACCCCTTCGCGGCGAAGAGGAACGGCTACAAGGTCTCGTCAATCCTTATGACCAAAGAATTGGCACAGATGCCTAACTTCAAGTTCAACCATGTCGAGGCAAGGTCGAAGGCGCTGGCCGACCTCGCGGTAAAGCGCTGGCCTGCGCCGTGA
- a CDS encoding sce7726 family protein — MTEFFQTTDATIRQAIRLRLSRAHAGQDAVIVDELKVSLGSGRLDVAVINGRIEGYEIKSDRDSLDRLEKQSMMFGAVADRMTLVVGSRHLNKALEIVPDWWSVLHSTAKSDGKVQFKTVRRGRLNRDQHKLALVETLERDEVIALLSTADLDRGFRTANYRTLADRAASSMSRDDISAFVKKILKVRSRLAFEFGDLAFGRAVIDCAQPFGKDVG, encoded by the coding sequence ATGACAGAGTTCTTCCAGACGACCGACGCGACCATTCGCCAGGCCATTCGGCTAAGGCTTTCGCGAGCCCACGCGGGGCAGGACGCCGTCATAGTCGACGAACTCAAAGTTTCCCTGGGAAGCGGCAGGCTCGACGTCGCTGTCATCAACGGTCGGATCGAAGGCTACGAGATCAAAAGCGATCGAGACAGCCTAGACCGTTTGGAGAAGCAATCCATGATGTTCGGCGCGGTCGCCGACAGGATGACGCTTGTCGTGGGGAGCCGTCATTTGAACAAGGCCCTCGAAATCGTTCCCGACTGGTGGTCTGTTCTACATTCGACAGCGAAGTCAGACGGCAAAGTCCAATTCAAGACCGTTCGACGGGGTCGACTGAACAGGGACCAACACAAGCTGGCCTTGGTGGAGACGTTGGAGCGAGACGAGGTCATCGCGCTTCTTTCCACGGCAGACCTCGATCGGGGCTTCCGGACTGCCAACTATAGGACTTTGGCTGACCGCGCAGCATCGTCAATGTCGCGCGACGATATCTCCGCCTTCGTGAAGAAAATTCTCAAGGTTCGGTCTCGGCTTGCCTTTGAATTCGGCGACCTTGCCTTCGGCCGAGCAGTCATCGACTGCGCACAGCCATTTGGGAAAGATGTTGGTTGA
- a CDS encoding thermonuclease family protein, which translates to MFSRFSATALLLFLTAAGVSAASNVRVIDGDTIDLDGVRYRLHGIDAPEAGQTCATADGGVWACGRAAVRKMESLVIGHQVKCTPHEKDMYGRWVASCVSDGVDVNGEMVASGLAWAFRKYSADYVMTEEVAHAGLIGVWQAATETPWEFRAHKWDSAASGAPMSGCPIKGNINRKQERIYHAPWSKDYTKTKIDPRKGERWFCSEGEAIAAGWRPPQWGK; encoded by the coding sequence TTGTTTTCCAGATTTTCGGCGACCGCGCTGCTGCTGTTTCTAACGGCGGCGGGTGTTTCTGCGGCTTCAAATGTACGGGTAATCGACGGCGACACGATTGATCTGGATGGCGTCCGTTACCGCCTGCATGGGATTGACGCGCCCGAGGCTGGACAGACTTGTGCGACAGCCGATGGTGGGGTGTGGGCATGCGGGCGGGCGGCTGTTCGTAAAATGGAGAGCCTCGTCATCGGACACCAGGTCAAGTGCACTCCACACGAGAAAGACATGTACGGCCGGTGGGTTGCAAGCTGTGTCTCGGACGGCGTCGACGTAAACGGTGAGATGGTTGCTTCCGGTCTTGCATGGGCCTTCCGAAAATATTCCGCCGACTACGTCATGACCGAGGAGGTCGCGCACGCCGGGCTCATTGGCGTCTGGCAAGCCGCCACCGAAACGCCGTGGGAGTTCCGGGCTCACAAGTGGGACAGCGCGGCGTCGGGCGCACCGATGAGCGGATGTCCGATCAAGGGGAACATCAACCGTAAGCAGGAGCGCATCTATCACGCTCCGTGGTCAAAGGACTACACCAAGACGAAGATCGATCCCCGCAAGGGTGAACGTTGGTTCTGTTCCGAAGGGGAGGCGATCGCCGCGGGCTGGCGACCTCCGCAGTGGGGCAAATGA
- a CDS encoding DUF4013 domain-containing protein, whose amino-acid sequence MAKFEALTRLYDTLRESSHDFRITTDPFPPLDPEKLVKSMEIERKAAENGKANIPAKNARELDDVERSIVDRVESQRDDAFQVLEDQLNTYATRLRNLDFDGHFSQIEMTNNSSVEDFQADVTKGRDELFIRRKDLKATDEELEDFRKRNGLEKRIARVRGSLETWLKILVVALLLIIETVVNGIYLAKGNDSGLVGGIGYAFGFAFVNVIGTFLLALFGIRQLNRRSFVLRIIGFLSLIAWIALAIALNLAMAHYREISATAVENIGLLVRQRLFSDPLGLADIDSFVLFAGGLLFSTAALIDGLFMTDPYPGYAGTYQRYVDARDDYATEREDRVEGLKEIRDDHNTKIEGIIQGLSKRRKECAAIIDARTRMTKLFGEHQTQLESVGRKLLAIYREENRAARTDEEPKHFKAQYKMERRRVVVDTSDDWTDKDLSERIQAAQTELSAQMKRISKAFEDAVTAYHELDHIYPETINGSPA is encoded by the coding sequence ATGGCCAAGTTTGAGGCACTCACCAGATTGTACGACACCCTACGGGAGTCCAGCCATGACTTCCGGATAACGACTGACCCGTTCCCGCCTTTGGACCCGGAGAAGCTCGTCAAGTCCATGGAGATCGAGCGCAAGGCCGCAGAGAACGGCAAGGCGAACATTCCGGCCAAAAATGCGCGGGAACTCGACGATGTCGAGCGATCCATTGTGGATCGAGTGGAGAGCCAGCGGGATGACGCCTTCCAAGTCCTGGAAGATCAGCTCAACACCTATGCCACTCGGTTGCGGAACCTCGATTTTGACGGTCACTTCAGCCAGATCGAAATGACGAACAATTCGAGTGTCGAGGACTTCCAGGCAGACGTCACGAAGGGCCGGGACGAGTTGTTCATCCGCCGCAAAGACCTCAAGGCTACGGATGAGGAGCTGGAGGACTTCAGAAAACGAAACGGCTTGGAGAAAAGAATTGCCAGGGTGCGCGGCTCGCTTGAGACTTGGCTCAAGATACTCGTCGTCGCGCTGCTCCTGATCATCGAGACGGTGGTCAATGGTATCTACCTAGCCAAAGGCAACGATAGCGGCCTGGTTGGCGGTATCGGCTATGCGTTCGGGTTCGCGTTCGTCAATGTCATCGGTACGTTCCTATTGGCGCTGTTCGGCATTCGACAGCTGAACAGGCGGTCATTCGTCCTCAGGATCATAGGCTTCCTCAGCCTGATTGCATGGATCGCGCTGGCGATCGCATTGAACCTGGCGATGGCACACTATCGCGAAATCTCGGCGACCGCTGTCGAGAACATTGGTCTCCTCGTCCGCCAACGGCTGTTTTCCGATCCGCTTGGCTTGGCGGATATCGATTCCTTCGTGCTGTTCGCAGGCGGCCTCCTGTTCTCGACGGCGGCCCTTATCGATGGCCTGTTCATGACCGATCCATACCCAGGCTATGCCGGGACCTATCAGCGCTACGTTGACGCCAGAGACGATTACGCGACCGAACGGGAAGACCGGGTAGAGGGGCTCAAGGAAATCCGCGACGATCACAACACCAAGATCGAAGGCATCATTCAGGGTCTTTCGAAGCGTCGCAAGGAATGCGCCGCCATCATCGATGCCCGCACGCGCATGACGAAGCTGTTCGGCGAACACCAGACCCAGCTAGAATCTGTGGGCCGCAAGCTCCTCGCGATCTACCGCGAGGAAAATCGAGCCGCGCGCACGGACGAGGAGCCGAAGCACTTCAAGGCCCAGTACAAGATGGAGCGCCGTCGAGTGGTCGTAGACACGTCGGACGACTGGACCGACAAGGACCTCAGCGAACGTATCCAAGCGGCCCAGACCGAGCTGTCGGCGCAGATGAAGCGCATCAGCAAGGCGTTTGAAGACGCGGTCACGGCCTATCACGAACTCGACCATATCTATCCGGAGACGATCAATGGCAGCCCGGCGTAA